In Vigna angularis cultivar LongXiaoDou No.4 chromosome 8, ASM1680809v1, whole genome shotgun sequence, one DNA window encodes the following:
- the LOC108343989 gene encoding kinesin-like protein KIN-14P codes for MNPPSNNHNIEPRDLGNSGSNINNGVNSPQRKVLSGTKLQRVLHSPLMAEPSPTLINQVGSNKFPEVFRVKQGSYADHPSAKISELMKSTSLDNAPTQSLLSVVNGILEESVERRNGEIPQRVACLLRKVVQEIERRISTQAEHLKTQNNIFKAREEKYHSRIRVLEALASGTEEEREIVSINQLQHLKTERIEKEEKKVDELKQTRMTKMQEEKENDDKTKEISTLKQKLETMKKTYEVQCSQMEQKTKEENRADGKEINRYINELEDKTMEISALNQKLETMKKTCEEQRLELEAKAEEGKMTDVMKMLEDKNIEISTLRKNLETLETISKTYEVQCSQLKAKVEEKNMTDGTDSIRYVKELEDKNMEISTLKQKLDKVETMAKTYEVECSQLKEKVEEKNVTDGKDSIRYIKELEDKNMEISILIKKLETMKKEYEVQCSRLEAKAEEEKSEEGKEVSRYIKELEDKDMEISTLRQRLETVTKTYEVQCSQLKAKTEEEKMENGKEAISYIKELEEKNKEISAYRQELETMKKTYEVQCSQMKAKTEEEKIANGNETIRYIKELEEKNMEISAFKQELETMKKTHEVQCSQLKANAEEEKMANGREIIKYTKELEDKNMEILAFKQELETTKEAYEAQCSELKAKAQDEKMANEKEIMKYMKEVEDKSMEISSFKQELETTKRTHEVRCSEWEAKAEAGREELKEKSQEYENLLEKLRNKVKENETLYESKYQKWMQKENQIRKDVNIQFSSIKTLKLSWESIKQDALKEQIIYSEECKKLGLNLKPLVDAAENYQIVLAENRKLFNEVQELKGNIRVYCRLRPFLPGQKEKQSIVEHIGETELVVANPSKPGKEGLRTFKFNKVFGPTSTQAGVYADIQAFIRSVLDGYNVCIFAYGQTGSGKTFTMSGPNNATPETVGVNYRALNDLFSISTSRKSSIEYEIGVQVIEIYNEQVRDLLTTDASKKLGILSNAQPNGLAVPDATMQPVKSPEDVIKLMDIGLKNRAKGSTAMNERSSRSHSVVSIHVRGMDKKAGSSLHGNLHLVDLAGSERVDRSEVTGDRLKEAQHINKSLSALGDVIFALSQKTAHVPYRNSKLTQLLQTSLGGQAKTLMLVQINSDVKSFSESLSTLKFAERVSGVELGAAKSSKEGRDVRELMEQVASLKDTISVKDEEIEKLQLLKDLKNVYPGANSENVETA; via the exons ATGAATCCACCATCAAATAACCACAATATAGAACCAAGAGACCTGGGAAATTCAGGTTCAAATATCAATAATGGAGTTAACTCACCCCAGAGGAAGGTTTTGTCAGGAACAAAGCTGCAACGTGTTTTACACAGTCCACTTATGGCAG AGCCATCACCAACGTTAATAAACCAAGTAGGTTCTAACAAGTTTCCCGAGGTGTTTCGAGTAAAACAAGGAAGCTATGCTGATCATCCTTCAGCCAAAATTTCAGAACTGATGAAATCAACTAGCTTGGAT AATGCTCCTACTCAGTCGCTTTTGAGTGTGGTGAATGGTATTTTGGAAGAAAGTGTTGAAAGAAGAAATGGCGAAATACCccaa CGTGTGGCTTGCTTATTGAGAAAGGTTGTGCAAGAGATTGAGCGACGTATATCAACTCAAGCAGAACATTTAAAAACT caaaacaatatttttaaggCCCGTGAAGAAAAATATCACTCAAGAATCAGAGTCCTTGAAGCTCTTGCATCTGGAACTGAGGAAGAAAGAGAG ATTGTTAGCATAAACCAACTTCAACATTTGAAG ACTGAGaggattgaaaaagaagaaaagaaggtaGATGAATTAAAACAAACTAGGATGACTAAAAtgcaagaagaaaaggaaaatgat GATAAAACTAAGGAAATTTCAACATTGAAACAAAAGCTAGAAACGATGAAAAAAACATACGAAGTACAATGTTCACAGATGGAACAAAAAACTAAGGAGGAAAATAGAGCAGATGGCAAAGAGATTAATAGATATATTAACGAGTTAGAGGACAAAACTATGGAAATTTCAGCATTAAATCAGAAACtagaaacaatgaaaaaaacGTGTGAAGAGCAACGCTTAGAATTAGAAGCAAAAGCCGAGGAGGGAAAGATGACAGATGTAATGAAAATGTTAGAGgacaaaaacattgaaatttcaacGTTGAGGAAAAATCTAGAAACACTAGAAACAATATCAAAAACATATGAAGTACAGTGTTCACAGTTGAAAGCAAAAGTTGAGGAGAAGAACATGACAGATGGAACAGATTCTATCAGATATGTTAAAGAATTAGAGGACAAAAACATGGAAATTTCAACGTTGAAGCAAAAACTAGACAAAGTAGAAACGATGGCAAAAACATATGAAGTAGAGTGTTCAcagttgaaagaaaaagttgaggAGAAGAACGTGACAGATGGAAAAGATTCTATCAGATATATTAAAGAATTGGAGGACAAAAATATGGAAATTTCAATACTAATCAAAAAGCTAGAGACAATGAAAAAAGAATATGAAGTACAATGCTCACGGTTGGAAGCAAAAGCTGAGGAGGAAAAGAGCGAAGAGGGTAAAGAGGTTAGTAGATATATTAAAGAGCTAGAGGACAAAGATATGGAAATTTCAACACTGAGGCAAAGACTAGAAACAGTGACAAAAACATACGAAGTACAATGCTCACAACTGAAAGCAAAAACTGAGGAGGAAaagatggaaaatggaaaagaggCTATCAGTTATATTAAAGAGTTGGaggaaaaaaataaggaaatttCTGCATATAGGCAAGAATTGgaaacaatgaaaaaaacatATGAAGTTCAATGCTCACAGATGAAAGCAAAAACTGAAGAGGAAAAAATAGCAAATGGGAATGAGACTATTAGATATATCAAAGAGCTAGAGGaaaaaaatatggaaatttCAGCATTTAAACAGGAGCtagaaacaatgaaaaaaacaCATGAAGTTCAGTGCTCACAACTGAAAGCAAACGCTGAAGAGGAAAAAATGGCGAATGGGAgagaaattattaaatataccAAAGAGCTAGAGGACAAAAACATGGAAATTTTAGCATTTAAGCAAGAACTAGAAACAACGAAAGAAGCATATGAAGCACAATGCTCAGAACTGAAAGCAAAAGCTCAAGATGAAAAAATGGCGAATGAGaaagaaattatgaaatatatgaaagagGTAGAGGACAAAAGTATGGAAATTTCATCATTTAAGCAAGAACTAGAAACAACGAAAAGAACACACGAAGTACGATGCTCAGAATGGGAAGCAAAAGCGGAGGCTGGTAGAGAAGAGCTGAAAGAGAAATCACAAGAATACGAAAATTTGTTGGAAAAACTAAGAAATAAGGTTAAAGAGAATGAAACCCTTTACGAGTCAAAATATCAGAAGTGGATGCAGAAAGAGAACCAGATACGAAAAGATGTGAATATTCAGTTCAGTTCCATAAAG ACATTGAAATTATCATGGGAATCTATTAAGCAAGATGCTTTGAAAGAGCAAATTATTTACTCTGAGGAATGTAAAAAGTTAG GTTTAAATCTGAAACCACTAGTAGATGCAGCTGAGAATTATCAAATAGTTCTTGCAGAAAACCGAAAACTGTTCAATGAAGTTCAAGAATTAAAAG GAAATATAAGAGTATATTGTCGACTTAGACCATTTCTTCCTGGTCAAAAGGAAAAACAATCTATTGTGGAACACATTGGTGAAACTGAGTTGGTTGTGGCAAATCCTTCCAAACCAGGAAAGGAAGGCCTTAGAACATTTAAGTTCAATAAGGTCTTTGGTCCAACCTCAACTCAAG CTGGGGTGTATGCTGACATACAAGCCTTCATACGATCAGTATTGGATGGGTATAACGTATGTATATTTGCTTATGGTCAAACTGGTTCAGGGAAAACTTTCACAATG AGTGGTCCAAATAATGCAACACCCGAGACTGTTGGTGTTAACTATCGAGCTCTTAATGATCTCTTCAGCATATCTACAAGTAGAAAAAGCTCAATAGAGTATGAGATTGGTGTTCAAGTAATTGAGATATACAATGAACAAGTTCGAGACTTATTAACAACTGATGCTTCAAAGAA ACTTGGGATACTGAGTAATGCTCAACCAAATGGATTAGCAGTGCCTGATGCTACCATGCAACCTGTGAAATCACCTGAAGATGTCATAAAGCTAATGGACATTGGTCTGAAAAATAGAGCTAAGGGTTCGACAGCTATGAATGAAAGAAGTAGTCGTTCTCACAG TGTTGTCTCAATTCATGTTCGTGGGATGGATAAAAAGGCTGGTTCCTCTCTTCATGGTAATCTTCATTTGGTAGATTTAGCAGGAAGTGAAAGAGTTGATCGCTCTGAAGTAACTGGGGATAGACTCAAGGAAGCACAACATATCAACAAATCACTATCTGCTCTTGGAGATGTCATTTTTGCACTTTCTCAGAAGACTGCTCATGTGCCATATAGAAATAGCAAGCTCACTCAACTTCTGCAAACATCTCTTG GTGGTCAAGCAAAAACACTCATGTTGGTCCAAATTAATTCTGATGTAAAGTCTTTTTCTGAATCTTTGAGTACTTTAAAGTTTGCTGAGAGGGTTTCCGGAGTTGAGTTAGGAGCTGCTAAAAGTAGCAAAGAAGGAAGAGATGTTAGAGAATTAATGGAACAG